The Flavobacterium sp. M31R6 nucleotide sequence ACCAATTTATGATAAACCATTATCAATATGCCATAGAAAAAGCAGCTGAATATAAAATTATGGTTAATGCCCATGAAGCGGTTAGACCAACAGGTATTTGCAGAACCTATCCAAACTTAATTGGTAACGAAGCTGCGAGAGGAACAGAATATCAAGCTTTTGGCGGATCAAAACCAAACCACGTTACATTATTGCCTTTTACTAGATTAATTGGCGGACCAATGGATTATACTCCAGGAATTTTCGAAATGGATTTGAGCAAATTTAGTCCCAACAATAAGTCGCACGTAAACAGTACTATCGCCAATCAATTGGCATTATACGTAACGCTTTACAGTCCATTGCAAATGGCGGCAGATTTTCCGGAACACTACAATAAATTTCCTGATGCATTCCAATTCATTAAAGATGTAGCGGTAGATTGGAGTGAAAGCAACTATCTAGAAGCAGAACCTGGTCAATATATAACAGTAGCAAGAAAAGCAAAAGGAACAAATAACTGGTTTATTGGGAATGTAAATGGGTACGAACCTCGTACTTCGAACATCAATTTTTCTTTCTTGGAAAAAGGAAAAAAATACACCGCCACAATTTATGCTGATGGAAAAGATGCCAATTACAAAACAAACCCACAAGCATATACTGTTCGAAAAATACAGGTAACCAATACCTCTAAACTTTCACAATTGAGTGCCTCAGGAGGCGGTTACGCAATAAGTATTATTGAAAACAAAAAATAAGAAATCGCCATAGACAGATTAAGATTGGCTTTCTGAACTCAGATTCCACAGATTTTCACAAAGTATTTTGTGAAAATCTGTGGAATTTGTGTTTAATTACTTATCCCCATAAATCTGAACATCGTCCACTTGAAAAGCACCATCCAAAGCAAGGTTTTTACCCGAACCCGTGTACTTGAACGCAATGTTTATTTTCCCAGTATAACTTGATAAATCCACTCCGCCAGAACCCACAAACTGATACCAAGGTGTCGCTTGTTTAGGCAATGTAACTTTGAGCGGAATCCACGTGGCTTTGTCAATATTCAAGCCGTCAAAGTTTTTGGAGACATACACTTCTAGCGAATTTAAAGGTGAATCCACATCCAGGTGATGCTGCGCCGATCTAAAAGTAAGCACTTCATTGGTATGTACATCCATATCAATTTTTGGAGAAATCAACCAAGCTATATTGGACGCTACTTTTGTTCCTGTTGTATTAAACTCCGCATATCCATTTCCTGCATACATTGTCCCAAGCCAAAACTTTGTTCCTTTTTGTACCATGTTTGTCCAGCCCGGAAGATTGAGTTTGGTATTGGTTTCGACACTTTGAAAGTTTTCGGAAAAGAACGGGACTGCAGCAGCACCTGTAAGGTTCACATCTTTTTCGGATCGTGCCAACAATTGATAATCTGAACCAAACTTGGTCAAAACTCCTTTTACTTTTCCCCTTCCGTCGGGAACAATTTTATCAGCAAAATCAGCAAAACTACTAGTTCGAAACAACACCCGATTCCCTAATTTATCCATCAAACTCCAATTGGTTCCACCACCAATATCATTGGATTCTTCATAATAATGTCTCCCAATCGCATCATTTGTAAATTGTACCTCCGACAATTCAACCAACGTATTGATGTTTGAATCCTGCAGCAAATCGGTTATTGAAATAGGCCGAACTAAAAGTTCCTCACTCACCATTGTGCAAGAAGCGTTCAGTACTTTTTTATAATCATTTGGAGAAATTCGTCCAACGCCACCTTCATTATACGTATTCACATAAATACTTCCTATACGCATTCCTCCGAAGTAAATATCCGTGTATTGATTTTTTATTTTGATATAAACTTTATTCCCTAATCGAAAATCAATGTATGTATTCGAAGCATCAACAGGAACGCTAAAACCCATCGCTGGAGTTGTGGCGGTTGCCAATGTTTGAAACGATATCGTTTTGAAAAAATTCCCAGCCTCATCACTGGAAACCACATATGCTTCAATAACATCATCGTAGGTGTATTGAGTCACTATGGAACTTGTCGCAGCTCGCACTTCTTCAACAGTGCGGTTTACTTTCAAATCGGGTTGAGTGCAGGTTAGTTTTGGCACATCAAATTCTTCCCTTGCACAGCTAGCAAAAGTTATTGCAATTCCTAAAAAAACAGTGTAGAATTTTAAACTCATCTTCTTCTATTTTAAAATTTATAAATTGATGTACAGGTTTACAAAATACGTCCGCCCGTAACCATAAAAATATTTGTTGCCAAAATTGGGAGTCCCACTGGAAACATCTTGGTTGAGTTGTCTGAAATTGGCATTTCTAGCTTGCTCATATCCTCCTGTTTTGTATTTCAAATCCAAAACATTATTTAACGTTGCAAAAAGTCCGATATTCTTTCCTTTAACTTTCCATGATTTCCCTCCTGAAATGTTCAACAAAGTAATGGGCTCAAACTCTTCTTGACTCAATAACTCCCTCGCTCTTTCCTCTGAAGCTTCAGGAAAATTGAAACCGCTTGCAGGATTTTTATAAAATGTAGCCGTTCTTGAGATAGGCGAAATATCTATAAAACTATTTGCTAAATAATTGATATTGGCCCCAATCCACCAATATTTGGGATCTCTATATTCGATTCCTAAAGCAAAAGCCTGTTGTGGCATTCCCGCCTGATTATAGTTTTTCATTGATGAAGTTCCAAAATCAAATACGGGATTGGGATTTTCAGCAGTGGCTTGAGCGTCATTGGTTATGGTGACATTCGGATTGCTGTCAAACGTAAACTGACCGTAAGCTGCCGAAAAATTAGTCATTAGCGTTGGGGTTAATTGGTATTGAAAACTAAATTCGGCACCGAAATTCTTTATATCCAAATGTGTTAAAGTCTGGCTTACAAAAGCATCTGTATTTGCATATCCTGCTCCATCATCAAATATTCCTTCAGCATAAAAGAAAGAAGTTTGTGTAACGTTCTTTATTTTGGCATAAAAAAGAGTGAGACGGGTTTGCCATCTTGGAGTTCTGTAAAAATAACTCGCATCGAAACTATTTATGTTTTCATTTTGGATACCCGCAACTACCGAATTGTTTAATCTCGCATTGGGAAATGTATTTCTGATGGCTGGAGCATTAGAAAGATAAGCACCATTAAAACTAAACTGCTGCCTACCCGAAATTTTGAAAAGAATTCCGCCTTTAAAACCAAAATTTTCAAATTGAACTTTCTCACTTTTCCCAAAAGAATTCGTCGGATAAATTCCGTTTTGATACAAACCTTCACGTTGATAATTCGTACTTATGAAATTTTGTGCCAAATAAAAATCGACTTTATCATATGTAAATTTAAAATTGGTAAAAACGTTGAACGTATTCGCAACATAATTAAAATTGTAACCATACGTATCACCTTCAACAACCTGCCTGTCGGGATGATTCAAATCCGATTGCGCTTGATTTCCATTATAAAAAACATCGATATCATCAAAATACAAACCTCCTAATAAGTCCGTTAATTGTTGGTAATTATGGGATTTTAAATGACTGTAAAAACCTCCTGCCGTCAAGAAAAGATTGTCACTTATTTGTGTATTGAAGTTAGAATTGGCCGTTATCGTTTGGTCGTCCGTTCGATCTTCGTACAAAACACAATTGCTTTTGGCGGGAATATAGCCTGTTATTTTCCCATTGGAATCCAAAACTGGAGTTTGATTCGCATTGTACAAAGCATTCCAATCGATTTGGCTATTTGCTAGAAACTGTTCCCTGCTTTTCCCAGCATTCTCATAATCGGGAGTAAATTCTCCAGAAAACTCTCCGTTATCCGGCGCATACATCGAACTGTAATAGCTCGGCATTTTTCTGTAATATGTTGGATCCGGGCTGTTGCCGTTTTGATAGTCGATGTTGCTATTGGTAATTTTTCCAAATTGATAGGTCAAACTCGAATTCAGCGTCGAATATTCATTGATGGTATAAAAATGATTCAGCATCAAAATAGGCTCCTCAATAGTTTTAATTCTGGCATTACGCTTTTTGCCGTCCTGCCAACCCCAATACGAATTGTACTTTTCGCTCGTTAATTCAGTTACTTCAGCGGTATTTGGTGAATTTTTGGCTCTCGAATTGGGTGTATAAAATCCGGAGAAATTCAAAGAATGGTGGTCATTTATTTTCTTTTCCACACTGATAAAACCCGCTAAAGCATTATAATTTGTTCCTTCAAAATATCCTTCCTCAGCCCAACGCGTTCCTGCCGAAACCACAAATGCCCAGCCTTTATTGTTCATTCCAGAAGCGTAGGTTCCCATCATTCGCCAATCGTAATTGGTATTGGTTCCCGAAAAAGATAAAATCATTCCAGGTTTATAAATCGAAGCACGGGTATTAATTTCCTGAGTGCCCAAAATCCCGCCAAAAGCATAATCTGAAGGAAAAGAACCTACCGTGAATTCCTGATTCCGAACCACATTATTCAATCCGCCCCAATTGCCCCATTGCGGCCTCCCGTCAAATAATTTGTTCATCGTAACACCATTGATCATCGTCGTTGCATATTGACTGTCTAACCCACGAATCCTAAATCGAGCCTGACCCCAATTGAAAGCCGCCGCTTGTTGAAAAGCATCTCTGGAAGATTGTAGAAGTCCCGAAGTGCTCTCGGAACCACTATTATCATCGCTTAAATCACTTTCGAGAAGCGCGATTGTTCCCGCCTGTTGCTCCGAAGTTTGATTATCCTCTAATGGAACAGCGCCCAAATCCAACATTTGGTCTTGTGTAATTACAACAGGAAGTATTACGTCCTTAAATCCTTGACTATGCAAAAGCAACAATTGATTTCCAGGAACCACAGCATAAAAACTAAAAACACCATCACTTGACGTGAGTTGCATCAACTGTGTGTTTGAAATCGTAACCACTACATTTTCTAATGGCTTTTGAGTTTTAGCATCAATGATTTTTCCCTTAATTCCTGTTGGTTTTTGGGCACAAACAAAAGACATTTTCAATAATAAAAGTATTCCTAACAAAAATTTACCCATACTTGTTTTGTAAACATATGGAACACATTGTATGCAAAATACAACGCCTCCAAAAATTAGATTTGTTTAAAAAAAGGATAAAATAGTTTTGGAAAAAAGAATTGTAAAGACCTAAATTAGGTGTGGCATCTTAATTTTCAATCGAATAAAAAAAGTATTCAATTAAATTTCAAGCGATAAACTTAAGAAAAAAACTATTAAGTAGTATAACAAATAGAAAAAAATTCTTAGTATTTAATCAATAGCTTTAATTCGGCTAACCATAAAAGCGATAAAAAAACCAAAAATCCCAATAAAGGCGAATGAAAATCGCAAACTAAAAAGTTCGGCAATGTACCCTATAACAGGTGGACCCATCAAAAATCCAAGAAAACTCACACTTGAAACAGTGGTCAAAGCTTCGCCAGTTGGTATTGTTGGATGTTTACCTGCAATGCTATACAAAGTAGGCACAACTGTAGAAACTCCCAATCCAATAATCATAAAAGCAATCATTGAGGGTATTATATAAGGAAAAGCAACTGCGGTAAAGAAACCGGATGAAATCATAATTCCACTAATTTTGATTACCGTTTTTCGCCCAAATCTATTGATTAATTTATCTCCGAAAAAACGACCACTCGCCATCATAATCATAAATGAAGTGTAACCTAAAATTATTAAAGCGCCAGGCGCTTTGACTATGTCTTTAAAAAAAACACCACTCCAATCAAACATAATTCCTTCACTGGCCATACAACAAAATCCAATAACTCCAAGCAAAACTAACGTAGCATCTGGTTTACTGAATCCTTTTTTCTTCTCTGTTTTAATGGTTTCTTTGGCCTTAATCAAAAATTTAAAATTTGATGCAATCAACAAAAATGCAATAAAAGCAACAATTAGGAAATGGGTATATGTACTGAGTTGCAATGCCAACATTCCCAATCCTACCAATGCACCAGTAAATCCTGCCAAACTCCACATCCCGTGGAATGAAGACATAATTGTTCTTCTAAAAAGTCCTTCTGTATAAACCCCTTGAGTGTTTACAGAAATATTAGTCAGGTTACCAAAGATTCCGAAAGCATATAATCCAAGCGCCAATTGCCACGCATTTTGCGCCAGTCCAATATTCGTTAAACTCACCGCATACATCACAATTGCAAAAGGCAAAATCCGATGACTTCCATAACGAGTAACCAATTTACCTGAAAAATACATCATCGTTAATTGTCCAACAGGCAAAGCAAAAAGAATGCTTCCTAATTGACCATCGCTTAAGTTCAAGGCTGCTTTTATGGTTGGAATACGACTTGCCCAAGTAGCAAAACACAATCCCATAGCAAAATAGAACATTGATACTGCCCATCGAATTCTAACCAAATAAGACGCTTTCGCATCTCGATAGTTTTTCTTGTATTTGCCCTTGGCCTTAAACCGACCTAAAAAATTTAAATCTATCAAAATAGTTGTTTTTTTTGGGAATCCTTTGTGTCAAAAGTACGAAAAGAAACAATCCAAAGACACAAACCCTTCCTCAACAATAAATTACAACGTTATTGTTAGAAAAACAAACCAATTTTATCCAAAATAAAAATAGTCTGGGGGTGCCACCATTAGAAAAATGGGCCAACTTAGCATATCGCTTAGTCGGCCCATTTCCCTAATGCTGTCGGGCTATCCGCGCTACTTCGGTAGCTAGCTTTTATCCCTCACCCAAGCTATAAAACGAGATATTGAGTGCTAAAAAACATCATTCATTACAACATAATGACTTTTCCTTGAGCATTACTTTCAATAGCAGCTTCAATAATTTGCATTACCTGCAATCCTTCTTTAGCTGTAACCGGTTCTTTGGTATCACTAATAATTGACTGATAAACACCTTCAAAAAAATCATAATAATTTCCCTGTAATGTTTCGACTTTCTCCTTAATAATTCTTCCGTCTATCTCTGTATGCAACAATCCTTCGTTACCCGGAGCTTCAGTACCCCACGTGGTAAGATTTGGTTTCTTCCCTAGTTTTAAATCATCTTCCTGAACATCACCACGTGGTTTCAGAAAAGAACCTTTTTTCCCGTGAATAACATACGCAGGATTAGCTTCTCGAACAAAAAAGCCAGCTTTTAATCGCACTCTAAAATCTGCATAATATAGCAAAATATCAATCCAATCATCTACCAAAGAATGTTCTCGTGTTACTCGAATATCGGCAAAAACACTTTGGGGAAACCCAAATAAAAACAATGCTTGGTCAATTAAATGTGGCCCTAAATCCTTCAGAATTCCAGCACCAGAATTAACAGTTTCCTTATGTCCTTTTGGACTCAAAAGTGGATTATAACGATCAAAATGAAATTCGGCTTCCACCAATTCGCCCAATACTTTATCGGCAACCACTTTTTGTACGGTTTTAAAATCACTGTCCCATCTTCGATTTTGGAAAACCGAAAGCTTCAATCCTTTTTCTTTGGCCAAATTCACTAATTCCTGAGCTTCGGCAACTGTAGTAGTAAAGGCTTTTTCCACCACCGCATTTTTCCCGGCAAGCAAAACTTGCTTGGCATATTCAAAATGAGTTCCAACCGGCGTATTTACAATAACCAAATCAATATCATCCTGAAGCACTTCTTCTAGAGTTGGATAACTTTTTACATTTGGATAATCCAATTGAATTAATTGTTTACTTCTTTCCCAAGAACCAACCAATTCAAATCCTGGATGAAAATCCAAAAAAGGAGCATGGAAAACTTTTCCAGACATTCCATAAGACAGTAGTGCGGTTTTTATTTTTTGCATATCTTTTTATGGTAGTTTACAATCCTGCAAGGTTTCCAAAAACCTTGTAGGTATGATTTTAAATTTAATACCTACAAGGTCAAAAAAAGATCTTGCAGCAAAACGTTTAAACAAGAACTTATCTCATTTTAGCTCTGTCATATTGTTTCGGCCATTGAACATCAACACCCAATTCCTGAGCAAAAGTCAATCCTAAATTCGGATTTCTAAGCGACTCTCTCGCAAATAAAACGAGATCCGCTTTACCGCTCGCTACAATCGCTTCCGCTTGTTGAGAAGTAGTAATCAAACCAACCGCTCCGGTCAAAATCCCCGTTTCCTTTTTAATTTTTTCGGCAAAATGAACTTGATAATTAGGCCCTAAAGGAATTTGTTGATGAGACACCAAGCCACCTGAAGAAACATCAATTATATCGACTCCTTTCTCCTTCAAAATTTTAGAAAGTCGCACTGATTCTTCAGCGTTCCAACCTCCATCAGCCCAATCTGTAGCTGAGATTCTCACCATTAAAGGAAGTTCTTTGGACCATTCAGACTGAACCGCCTGGAGCACTTCCAGAAGTAATCGAATACGATTTTCGAAAGCCCCCCCATACTCATCCGTTCTCGAATTGGACAAAGGCGACAAAAATTGGTGCAACAAATAACCGTGTGCTGCGTGAATTTCAAGGACTTGATATCCTGCTTTCTCGGCTCTTCTGGTGGCCAATTTAAAATCGGCAATTACTTTTTGGATTCCCGCTTTATCCAATGCAGTAGGAGTTTGCTCATTATCGTGATAACCAATTGCACTTGGTGCAAAAGTTTCCCATCCACCTTGATTTTGGGTCAATTTTTTATTACCGTACCAAGGTGACGAAACACTGGCTTTCCTGCCGGCGTGAGCCAATTGTATTCCTGGAACTGAATCCTGACTAATGATAAACTTAGTGATAGACTGTAATTTTTTGATATGATCATCGCTCCAAATACCTAAATCACTAGGAGAAATTCTCCCTTCAGGAGAAATGGCTGTGGCTTCCTGAATGATTAAACCTGAGCCACCCGTAGCCCGACTGCCAAGGTGTACCAAATGCCAATCATTGGCAAAGCCATCCTCCGCCGAATATTGGCACATTGGTGAAACTGTAATTCTGTTTTTGAGTGTGATACTTTTTATTTGTAATGGAGAAAATAATTGTGAAGACATAAATACAAGTATATTAATGTTTTAAGCCAAACAGCATTAAAACAAGATTTTTATGTAGTAAAGTTATTGCACTAACTTTAAAATAAAAATGAAAAATGCATTAATTAACAAACATTTAAAACGATCCAAAAAAATATAGCGCAAATAATAAAATAGAAAATAGTACTTTTGTCCGTCATTAAAGAACCGAAAATTAAAAAATGGAAATAGTTATCAAGCTTTCTCAATTTTTATTGAGCTTATCATTACTTATTATACTTCACGAATTAGGGCATTTCATTCCTGCAAAATTATTCAAAACCAGAGTCGAGAAATTTTATTTATTTTTTGACTTAAAATATTCCCTTCTAAAAAAGAAAATTGGCGAAACCGAATACGGAATTGGCTGGTTGCCTCTTGGCGGTTATGTAAAAATATCCGGTATGATCGACGAAAGCATGGACAAGGAACAAATGGCTTTGCCTGCACAACCCTGGGAATTTAGATCCAAACCAGCTTGGCAACGTTTGATAATAATGTTGGGTGGTGTAACGGTAAACTTTATACTTGCTTTCATTATCTATATTGGTATGGCTTATGCTTATGGAGATTCCTATATTTCAAATGCCGATATGAAAGACGGTCTTTTGATCGAAAATCAAGCGATGATAAATGCGGGATTCAAATCGGGTGATAAAATCGTTGCTGTTGATGGAGAAAAAATTGTACGTTTTGACAAGGAAATCAGTTCTAAAATTATCTTGGCTAAAGATGTGGTTATTGAAAGAAACGGCATCGAACAAACAATAAAAATGCCAAATGATTTTATAGATCAATTATCTAAATTCGAGAAAGCTCCTTTGGTAGCAATACGAGTTCCATTTGCAATCACAGAAGTTCCAACAGAATCTTTAAACAAAGAGCTTAAAGCAAAAGATATTATTGTGTCTTTAAATGGTCAAAAAACAAAATATCTTGATGAAGTACAATCTGTTTTAGAAAAAAACAAAAACAAAACCATTCCTGCTGTCGTTTTACGTAATCAAAAAGAAGTAGCTATTAACGTAGTTGTTTCGAATGTTGGAAAAATGGGAGTTTCAATAGGCGCTTTAGGACTTGAAACACTTGAGAAACTGGGTTATTACAAAATTACGCATCAAAAATACAGTTTCCTTGAATCAATCCCTTTTGGAATTGAAAAAGGAAAAGACCAATTGGTTGGATACGGAAAACAATTAAAAATGATTTTCAATCCAGAAACCAAAGCGTACAAACAAGTAGGAGGATTTCATGCCATTTATAATATTTTTCCAAGTTCTTGGAGCTGGGAAGTTTTCTGGAGCATCACGGCTATATTATCGATAATGCTTGGAGTTATGAACTTATTGCCTATTCCGGCACTTGACGGAGGACATGTGATGTTTTTATTGTTTGAAATCGTAAGCGGTAAAAAACCAAGCGACAAATTCCTTGAAAATGCCCAAATGGTTGGTTTTGTACTACTTATCAGTCTATTGCTTTTTGCGAATGGAAATGATATTTATAAAGCGATTGTAGGTAAATAAAAAAGAATGTTATTTTTGCTTTTTTTGTTTGCTACATTTAAATTTAATCCTATATTTGCACTCGCTAAAAAGAGCAACAACTTCCTCCTTAGCTCAGTTGGTTAGAGCATCTGACTGTTAATCAGAGGGTCCTTGGTTCGAGCCCAAGAGGGGGAGCAACTTTTTTTAGCAAACATATTTACCTTTAAGGTGATTCCTTCTTAGCTCAGTTGGTTAGAGCATCTGACTGTTAATCAGAGGGTCCTTGGTTCGAGCCCAAGAGAGGGAGCTTATTAAAAAGACTATCAGCGATGATGGTCTTTTTTTTTGCTCAAAACTCAACTCTTTTTTATCCAAAAAAAAATGATTCAAGATCTAAGTTGATTCAAGCCTAATTCCACAAATTAAGCTTATCTTCCATGAAGATACTTATATCTTCAATTATCAAAATGACCTGATAATTATGATATTATCTCCCATTTCATTTGAAGTTTGTTTAATAAATCACTAAATTGGTACTTCTCTAGCTTGTGCAATTATAGAAAAACGTTTTCCCAATATTTCCATAAACTAAAGCACTTCAAAACGTAAACTTATTTCAATCATTAATTTTCTCCGTTATGAAAAAACTCTCTATTTCATTTGTGCTTATTGCATTGATTTTTTCTTTGATATGCTGTCAAAACAACAAGTTATCAAATAACGACGACAACAGTCAAATCGACGGTCATCCCGCTTGGATCATGCAAGGCAATATTTATGAGGTCAACGTTCGCCAATACACGCCTGAAGGGACTTTCAATTCATTTGCAAAACATCTTGACCGGCTAAAAGCGATGGGAGTCCAAACGATTTGGTTCATGCCAATTAATCCTATCAGTAAATTGGACAGAAAAGGGTCTTTAGGAAGTTATTATGCCGTTTCCGACTATACCGCGGTTAATCCTGAATTTGGCACAATGGATGACTTTAAGAAACTTGTAGAGGCTATTCATGAGAAAGGAATGAAAGTATTAATTGATTGGGTACCCAATCACACCGGAGCAGACCATCGATGGATTACGCAACACCCGGATTTCTTCCTAAAAGACAGCTCCGGCAAACCGGCAGTAGCATTTGATTGGGCAGACACAAGACAATTAAATTATAAAAATCCTGTATTGCAGGACAGTATGATTCGCGCAATGAAATACTGGATTGAAGACACGAATATAGACGGATTTCGATGTGACGTTGCCTGGAACGTTCCGGCTTCTTTTTGGCGTAAGTCCATTCCGGAACTGAAAAAAATGAAGAATATCTTTATGCTCGCCGAAGGAGACAGCACTTACCTACCAAAAAGCGGTTTTGATGCCGTTTACCCTTGGCACATGTTCAAAATGATGGAAAAAGTAGCCAAAGGCGAAAAATCAGCCCTTGCTTTGGACAGCATCAACAAGGAAAATGAAACCTTATACCCAAAAAATACGATTCAAATGTATTTCACCAGCAATCACGATGAAAATAGCTGGAATCATGCCGATTTTGGAACTTTTCCAGGAATTATTCATGAGCCGTTTGCGGTATTTACTCAAACCATGAAAAACAGCATTCCATTAATTTACAGTGGACAGGAAGAACCCGTTTTAAGGGCATTAAAGTTTTTCGACAAAGATCCTATAAAGTTTAAAAATTTTCAAAGAGAAAAATTCTACACGACATTGCTGAATCTAAGAAAGAACAACGAAGCACTTTCCGCTAATGCCTCCTTCAAAAAAGTACACTTGGGAGACGACAAAGCGATTTACGCCTATGTAAGAGAAAAAGGAAACAAAAAAGTTTTAGTAATTCTTAATTTTTCCGCAAACGAACAAGCTGTATCCATAAAAGACAATTCTTTGACAGGAAAAGCACATAATGTCTTCAAAGAAAATGAAGAAACTTTAAGCTCCAAAGAATGGAAAATGAAACCTTGGGGTTATGAAGTTTATGAATATTGATTTGTAAAACAAATAAACAGCAGATTCAGTTAAGAAATACAACTTTCAAAAAAGACCATCACAATGATGGTCTTTTTTTGCTTTAATCTTTCTTTCTTTAATTCAAAGTATTAAAATCTTTATCACCACTCCCTATTAAAAAACGAAACTCATTTTAAAATCAAACTACAAAATACCCACTATTTAAATTGCTACAGTCTTAAAAACTCAATTTAGCGAATGCGAAATCAAAAAAAAATTGAATCAAAAAAATTAGAATTGATAAAAAAAGTTTGGCTAAAAAAGAAAGTCATATAAATTATCAAATAATCACATCATTAACTATTTCAGTGATAATAATTTAATAAATTAGTTCAAAATTCAGCCTTAACAGCTCATATTAAACTGAAATATTAATTATTTAATACTGAGAAATATGATGAAATTGGTACCACAGCTAAACCCAAAAGGGTGGGACGAGATGTTCTCAAATGAAGGCGTTAGAGATTCCTATGCTCAAGTTCTTCACACATTACAAAATCTAAATCCGGAAAGTCTAAACGATAAACAAATTCAGGCTTCGGATTTGTTCATGAATCAAGGTATAACATTTACAGTTTATAGCGACAATAATCAAGGAATAGAAAGAATTTTCCCGTTTGACATCATTCCCAGAATCATCACAAAAGCTGAATGGAGCGAAGTGGAAACTGGAATCAAACAACGATTAAAAGCCCTTAATTTATTTTTGGAAGATGTTTATAATGGACAACACATTGTAAAAGATGGCATAATCCCCGCTTCATT carries:
- a CDS encoding DUF5689 domain-containing protein — protein: MSLKFYTVFLGIAITFASCAREEFDVPKLTCTQPDLKVNRTVEEVRAATSSIVTQYTYDDVIEAYVVSSDEAGNFFKTISFQTLATATTPAMGFSVPVDASNTYIDFRLGNKVYIKIKNQYTDIYFGGMRIGSIYVNTYNEGGVGRISPNDYKKVLNASCTMVSEELLVRPISITDLLQDSNINTLVELSEVQFTNDAIGRHYYEESNDIGGGTNWSLMDKLGNRVLFRTSSFADFADKIVPDGRGKVKGVLTKFGSDYQLLARSEKDVNLTGAAAVPFFSENFQSVETNTKLNLPGWTNMVQKGTKFWLGTMYAGNGYAEFNTTGTKVASNIAWLISPKIDMDVHTNEVLTFRSAQHHLDVDSPLNSLEVYVSKNFDGLNIDKATWIPLKVTLPKQATPWYQFVGSGGVDLSSYTGKINIAFKYTGSGKNLALDGAFQVDDVQIYGDK
- a CDS encoding carboxypeptidase-like regulatory domain-containing protein, yielding MGKFLLGILLLLKMSFVCAQKPTGIKGKIIDAKTQKPLENVVVTISNTQLMQLTSSDGVFSFYAVVPGNQLLLLHSQGFKDVILPVVITQDQMLDLGAVPLEDNQTSEQQAGTIALLESDLSDDNSGSESTSGLLQSSRDAFQQAAAFNWGQARFRIRGLDSQYATTMINGVTMNKLFDGRPQWGNWGGLNNVVRNQEFTVGSFPSDYAFGGILGTQEINTRASIYKPGMILSFSGTNTNYDWRMMGTYASGMNNKGWAFVVSAGTRWAEEGYFEGTNYNALAGFISVEKKINDHHSLNFSGFYTPNSRAKNSPNTAEVTELTSEKYNSYWGWQDGKKRNARIKTIEEPILMLNHFYTINEYSTLNSSLTYQFGKITNSNIDYQNGNSPDPTYYRKMPSYYSSMYAPDNGEFSGEFTPDYENAGKSREQFLANSQIDWNALYNANQTPVLDSNGKITGYIPAKSNCVLYEDRTDDQTITANSNFNTQISDNLFLTAGGFYSHLKSHNYQQLTDLLGGLYFDDIDVFYNGNQAQSDLNHPDRQVVEGDTYGYNFNYVANTFNVFTNFKFTYDKVDFYLAQNFISTNYQREGLYQNGIYPTNSFGKSEKVQFENFGFKGGILFKISGRQQFSFNGAYLSNAPAIRNTFPNARLNNSVVAGIQNENINSFDASYFYRTPRWQTRLTLFYAKIKNVTQTSFFYAEGIFDDGAGYANTDAFVSQTLTHLDIKNFGAEFSFQYQLTPTLMTNFSAAYGQFTFDSNPNVTITNDAQATAENPNPVFDFGTSSMKNYNQAGMPQQAFALGIEYRDPKYWWIGANINYLANSFIDISPISRTATFYKNPASGFNFPEASEERARELLSQEEFEPITLLNISGGKSWKVKGKNIGLFATLNNVLDLKYKTGGYEQARNANFRQLNQDVSSGTPNFGNKYFYGYGRTYFVNLYINL
- a CDS encoding MFS transporter, producing MIDLNFLGRFKAKGKYKKNYRDAKASYLVRIRWAVSMFYFAMGLCFATWASRIPTIKAALNLSDGQLGSILFALPVGQLTMMYFSGKLVTRYGSHRILPFAIVMYAVSLTNIGLAQNAWQLALGLYAFGIFGNLTNISVNTQGVYTEGLFRRTIMSSFHGMWSLAGFTGALVGLGMLALQLSTYTHFLIVAFIAFLLIASNFKFLIKAKETIKTEKKKGFSKPDATLVLLGVIGFCCMASEGIMFDWSGVFFKDIVKAPGALIILGYTSFMIMMASGRFFGDKLINRFGRKTVIKISGIMISSGFFTAVAFPYIIPSMIAFMIIGLGVSTVVPTLYSIAGKHPTIPTGEALTTVSSVSFLGFLMGPPVIGYIAELFSLRFSFAFIGIFGFFIAFMVSRIKAID
- a CDS encoding Gfo/Idh/MocA family oxidoreductase, translated to MQKIKTALLSYGMSGKVFHAPFLDFHPGFELVGSWERSKQLIQLDYPNVKSYPTLEEVLQDDIDLVIVNTPVGTHFEYAKQVLLAGKNAVVEKAFTTTVAEAQELVNLAKEKGLKLSVFQNRRWDSDFKTVQKVVADKVLGELVEAEFHFDRYNPLLSPKGHKETVNSGAGILKDLGPHLIDQALFLFGFPQSVFADIRVTREHSLVDDWIDILLYYADFRVRLKAGFFVREANPAYVIHGKKGSFLKPRGDVQEDDLKLGKKPNLTTWGTEAPGNEGLLHTEIDGRIIKEKVETLQGNYYDFFEGVYQSIISDTKEPVTAKEGLQVMQIIEAAIESNAQGKVIML
- a CDS encoding NADH:flavin oxidoreductase/NADH oxidase; translation: MSSQLFSPLQIKSITLKNRITVSPMCQYSAEDGFANDWHLVHLGSRATGGSGLIIQEATAISPEGRISPSDLGIWSDDHIKKLQSITKFIISQDSVPGIQLAHAGRKASVSSPWYGNKKLTQNQGGWETFAPSAIGYHDNEQTPTALDKAGIQKVIADFKLATRRAEKAGYQVLEIHAAHGYLLHQFLSPLSNSRTDEYGGAFENRIRLLLEVLQAVQSEWSKELPLMVRISATDWADGGWNAEESVRLSKILKEKGVDIIDVSSGGLVSHQQIPLGPNYQVHFAEKIKKETGILTGAVGLITTSQQAEAIVASGKADLVLFARESLRNPNLGLTFAQELGVDVQWPKQYDRAKMR